In one window of Erythrolamprus reginae isolate rEryReg1 chromosome 1, rEryReg1.hap1, whole genome shotgun sequence DNA:
- the STEAP3 gene encoding metalloreductase STEAP3, with translation MPGGDMAKPLLNHQKADSNLSLAQAAGSRTIGILGSGDFACSLSMRLVCSGFKVVVGSRNPKRNISLFPSAVEVTCQADAIKKADIIFVAIFREHYTTLCDLNNELSGKVLVDVSNNAEINHHKESNAEYLASLLPACTVVKGFNVISAWTLQSGPRDGNKQVFICSDNQEAKQAVAEMAHALGFSPVDMGALFSAREIENIPLRLLPAWKIPIFLALGLFLCFYTYNFIRQVLHPYIREKKNKFYKIPVEIVNTTLPCVAYVMLSLVYLPGVLAAIFQLYYCTKYRRFPDWLDQWLQHRKQIGLLSFFCAALHAVYSLCLPMRRSHRYLLLNEAVKQVERRTDAWVEEEVWRMEIYISFGIMALGLLSLLAITSLPSISNSLNWREFSFIQSTLGFVALVISTFHTLTYGWTRAFDENQYKFYLPPTFTLTLLVPCTIILAKLFFNFPCMSQRLQRIRSGWERSRYVKFTLPRASGEFSSGESSSTV, from the exons ATGCCAGGAGGTGACATGGCCAAACCACTGCTAAATCATCAGAAAGCGGACAGTAATTTAAGCCTGGCCCAGGCTGCTGGGAGCAGGACAATTGGGATTCTGGGAAGCGGCGACTTTGCTTGCTCCTTGTCTATGCGCCTGGTGTGCTCAGGTTTCAAAGTGGTGGTTGGAAGCCGGAACCCGAAGCGCAACATCAGCCTCTTTCCTTCTGCAGTTGAAGTCACATGCCAGGCAGACGCCATAAAGAAGGCCGATATCATCTTTGTGGCAATTTTCAGAGAACACTACACCACACTCTGTGACCTCAACAATGAGCTTTCTGGCAAAGTACTGGTGGATGTTAGCAACAATGCTGAGATCAATCATCACAAAGAATCCAATGCAGAATATCTAGCCTCGCTATTGCCAGCCTGCACTGTGGTCAAAGGATTTAATGTCATTTCAGCCTGGACTCTGCAGTCAGGTCCCAGAGATGGGAACAAACAG GTCTTCATTTGCTCTGACAACCAAGAAGCCAAACAGGCTGTTGCTGAAATGGCTCATGCCCTGGGCTTCAGCCCGGTGGACATGGGTGCCTTGTTCTCCGCTCGGGAAATAGAGAATATTCCCTTGCGTCTCCTCCCTGCCTGGAAGATCCCCATCTTCTTGGCCTTGGGCCTCTTCCTCTGCTTCTACACCTACAACTTCATCCGGCAAGTCCTGCATCCTTACATTCGAGAGAAGAAGAACAAATTCTACAAGATCCCTGTGGAGATCGTCAACACCACCTTGCCTTGCGTGGCCTACGTCATGCTCTCCCTGGTCTACCTTCCTGGAGTGCTCGCAGCCATCTTTCAGCTATACTACTGCACAAAGTACCGGCGTTTCCCTGACTGGCTTGACCAGTGGCTACAACACCGGAAGCAGATAGGCCTCCTGAGCTTCTTCTGCGCAGCACTGCATGCTGTCTACAGTCTGTGCCTACCCATGCGCCGGTCCCACCGCTATCTGTTGCTCAACGAGGCAGTCAAGCAG GTGGAGAGGAGAACAGATGCCTGGGTGGAAGAGGAAGTCTGGAGGATGgagatatatatttcttttggcATCATGGCTCTGGGCTTGCTCTCGTTACTTGCCATAACCTCCCTTCCGTCCATCTCTAACTCTCTCAACTGGAGGGAATTCAGCTTCATCCAA TCTACCCTGGGTTTTGTTGCTCTGGTGATCAGCACGTTCCACACCTTAACTTACGGCTGGACGAGAGCCTTCGATGAAAACCAGTACAAGTTTTACCTGCCTCCCACTTTCACCCTCACTCTCCTGGTACCCTGCACCATCATCCTAGCTAAGCTCTTTTTCAACTTTCCTTGTATGAGCCAAAGACTGCAACGCATCAGGAGTGGGTGGGAGCGGAGCAGGTATGTCAAGTTCACGTTGCCGAGAGCGTCGGGGGAATTTTCCAGTGGAGAAAGCAGCAGCACTGTGTGA